The following are encoded in a window of Flavobacterium sp. WC2421 genomic DNA:
- a CDS encoding O-methyltransferase, with protein MFFQIKSYLQFLWHSKNEHAVHSPFVFNLITKCFYDRKPKPEYTVLNNYRKSLLANPNTIEVTDFGAGSKVFKSNTRAIAQIVKTAGITSKRAELLFRITNYFQSESILEIGTSLGLATAAMALGSKNAKLTTLEGCPETANIAQNQFQEFELTNITSVVTPFERYLDDLKIETLNFKLIFFDGNHSKKATLAYFEQLLPTVTNDTVWIFDDIHWSAGMEDAWKIIKTHPKVTVTIDTFQWGFIFFRREQPKEHFTIRT; from the coding sequence ATGTTTTTCCAAATAAAATCGTACTTACAATTCCTTTGGCATTCTAAAAATGAGCATGCAGTTCATTCGCCTTTTGTATTTAATTTAATCACCAAATGTTTTTATGATCGAAAACCAAAACCAGAATACACGGTTTTGAATAATTATAGAAAATCACTTTTAGCAAATCCGAATACCATAGAAGTAACCGACTTTGGCGCGGGATCCAAAGTTTTCAAATCGAACACTAGGGCAATAGCCCAAATTGTCAAAACAGCAGGAATTACTTCAAAACGAGCTGAATTATTATTTAGAATTACCAATTATTTTCAGTCAGAATCAATACTAGAAATAGGAACTTCATTAGGTCTCGCTACAGCTGCTATGGCATTGGGAAGTAAAAATGCAAAATTAACCACGCTAGAGGGTTGCCCCGAAACAGCAAATATTGCTCAAAATCAATTTCAAGAATTTGAATTAACCAATATAACTTCTGTTGTGACTCCATTTGAACGTTATTTGGACGACTTGAAAATAGAAACTTTAAACTTTAAACTGATTTTTTTCGACGGGAATCATTCGAAAAAAGCCACTTTAGCTTATTTTGAACAATTACTGCCCACTGTAACAAATGATACCGTTTGGATTTTTGACGATATTCATTGGTCAGCCGGTATGGAAGATGCTTGGAAAATCATAAAAACACATCCAAAAGTAACCGTAACGATAGATACTTTTCAGTGGGGATTCATATTCTTTAGAAGAGAACAGCCCAAAGAACATTTTACAATTAGAACATAG
- a CDS encoding SDR family oxidoreductase — protein sequence MNEEQIHGGVITSEEINRCIAILAQLNMDTDQIFDIPKEQRTALIKAAGQFSRPDRDELSRRKKDGKAVAKRKKEKQDRTARKETGIRYAREASVFVAPKLLAFNDLESKEQLELETSRNCYVCKTSFTKMHHFYDTMCTDCGDFNYAKRFQSADVKGQVAVITGSRLKIGYHITLMLLRGGATVIATTRFPVDSALRFGKEPDFMDWGHRLKIHGLDLRHIPSVEIFCNFIEQKYERLDILINNAAQTVRRPAGFYTHMMENEERPIHTLPKQAQELLLDHINCLDELKVLTSGASSTENMPVTWHGPEPGIGLRASAKLSQIPYSFDNALVANEVFPEGELDADLQQVDLRKTNSWRLKLGQIETTEMIEVQLVNSVAPFVLCNRLSEVMKKDNTGQKHIINVSAMEGKFHRFFKEARHPHTNMAKAALNMLTHTAAGELAKAGIFMNAVDTGWVTDEDPAELAKKKQELEDFQPPLDIVDGAARVMDPLFDGINTGKHWCGKFLKDYNPIPW from the coding sequence ATGAACGAAGAACAAATACATGGAGGAGTAATCACATCGGAAGAAATTAACCGTTGTATTGCGATTCTCGCTCAATTAAATATGGATACTGATCAAATATTTGATATCCCAAAAGAACAAAGAACGGCTTTAATAAAAGCGGCAGGTCAATTCTCGAGACCAGATCGAGACGAGCTTTCTCGTAGAAAAAAAGACGGAAAAGCAGTTGCAAAACGTAAAAAAGAAAAGCAAGATAGAACGGCACGTAAAGAAACTGGAATTAGATATGCGCGTGAAGCAAGTGTTTTTGTTGCGCCAAAATTACTGGCTTTTAATGATTTAGAAAGCAAAGAGCAGTTAGAGTTAGAAACGTCTAGGAATTGCTATGTATGTAAAACGTCGTTTACTAAAATGCATCACTTTTATGATACTATGTGTACTGATTGTGGCGATTTTAATTATGCCAAACGTTTTCAAAGTGCTGATGTAAAAGGACAAGTAGCTGTTATTACCGGTTCTCGATTAAAAATTGGGTATCATATTACATTGATGCTACTACGAGGAGGAGCAACGGTTATTGCAACGACACGTTTTCCAGTTGATTCAGCTTTGCGTTTTGGGAAAGAACCTGATTTTATGGATTGGGGACACCGTTTAAAAATCCATGGATTGGATTTAAGACATATTCCTAGTGTTGAGATTTTTTGCAATTTCATAGAGCAGAAATACGAGCGATTGGATATTTTGATTAATAATGCGGCGCAAACTGTTCGACGTCCTGCTGGGTTTTATACCCACATGATGGAGAATGAAGAGCGTCCAATTCATACTTTGCCTAAACAAGCACAAGAATTATTACTAGATCATATTAATTGTTTGGATGAATTAAAAGTACTGACTTCGGGAGCTTCTTCGACTGAAAATATGCCAGTAACTTGGCATGGTCCAGAACCGGGAATTGGTTTGCGGGCTTCCGCCAAATTATCTCAGATCCCTTATTCATTTGACAACGCACTTGTCGCTAACGAGGTCTTTCCTGAAGGAGAACTCGATGCCGACTTGCAACAAGTAGATTTAAGAAAGACGAATAGCTGGCGTTTAAAGTTGGGCCAAATAGAAACTACCGAAATGATTGAAGTACAATTGGTGAATTCAGTTGCACCGTTTGTATTATGTAATCGTCTTTCGGAAGTAATGAAAAAAGACAATACGGGACAAAAGCATATTATTAATGTCTCAGCTATGGAAGGGAAGTTCCATCGTTTTTTTAAAGAAGCCCGACATCCACATACTAATATGGCTAAAGCTGCTTTGAATATGCTTACGCATACCGCTGCTGGTGAATTGGCGAAAGCCGGAATATTTATGAATGCCGTAGATACGGGTTGGGTGACTGATGAAGATCCTGCCGAATTAGCCAAGAAGAAACAAGAACTCGAAGATTTTCAACCCCCTTTAGATATTGTGGATGGTGCGGCTAGGGTTATGGATCCGTTATTTGATGGTATTAATACTGGAAAACATTGGTGTGGGAAGTTCTTGAAAGACTACAACCCGATTCCTTGGTAA
- a CDS encoding DUF6565 domain-containing protein has product MKSRNLVLGMAVIALGFTSCKDEKKEAAEKTVDTYVVYVDSLGNVAKEDAKANWQAIEATYELKSSQAETALSDLKEDMKAKEKIEASKAKYEALKAMMMADMEASKPNPKQQMRNALFGEGKVGTDMNFDWVNAGNIHSVYQQFVHTVEDNKDSYSREDWDEIKLMYEALDSRKNTVEKEGLSSEDNRKIAGLKLKFAPMYTLNRMGAKSEEMEKAKQ; this is encoded by the coding sequence ATGAAAAGTAGAAATTTAGTATTAGGAATGGCGGTTATCGCACTAGGGTTTACATCTTGTAAAGATGAGAAGAAAGAAGCAGCAGAAAAAACAGTTGATACCTATGTTGTTTATGTTGATTCATTAGGTAATGTTGCAAAAGAAGATGCTAAAGCAAACTGGCAAGCTATTGAAGCAACTTATGAATTAAAAAGTAGTCAAGCAGAAACTGCGTTGTCAGATCTTAAAGAAGATATGAAAGCGAAAGAAAAAATAGAAGCTAGTAAAGCTAAATATGAAGCATTGAAAGCAATGATGATGGCTGATATGGAAGCTTCAAAGCCAAATCCTAAACAACAAATGAGAAATGCTTTGTTTGGTGAAGGAAAAGTAGGAACAGATATGAATTTTGATTGGGTAAATGCAGGAAATATTCACAGTGTGTACCAACAATTTGTTCATACAGTTGAAGATAATAAAGATAGCTATTCTCGAGAAGATTGGGATGAAATCAAATTGATGTATGAAGCATTAGACAGTAGAAAAAATACAGTAGAAAAAGAAGGTCTTTCATCTGAAGATAATAGAAAAATTGCTGGTTTAAAATTGAAATTTGCACCAATGTATACTTTAAATAGGATGGGAGCAAAATCAGAAGAAATGGAAAAAGCTAAACAATAA
- a CDS encoding carbonic anhydrase, with protein sequence MDIKQIFENNSKWIAKQLQTDENYFDKLGAGQSPEFLYIGCSDSRVSAEELMGLQPGDVFVHRNIANMVPNTDLNSMSVINYAVMHLKVNHIVVCGHYGCGGVHAAMQQSDLGILNPWLRNIRDVYRIHRKELEAITNEEEKYKRLVELNVQEQCINVIKTAEVQKANTERNLKVYGWIFDIHTGKLIDLNINFDEILKDIMAIYKITN encoded by the coding sequence ATGGATATAAAACAAATTTTCGAAAACAATAGCAAGTGGATTGCTAAACAACTTCAAACAGACGAAAATTATTTTGACAAACTTGGTGCAGGACAATCTCCTGAATTCTTATACATTGGCTGCTCAGATAGTCGAGTTTCTGCGGAAGAACTTATGGGACTGCAACCAGGAGATGTCTTTGTACATCGCAACATTGCGAATATGGTTCCCAATACTGATCTCAATTCGATGTCAGTAATTAATTATGCAGTCATGCATCTCAAAGTAAATCATATTGTTGTTTGTGGTCATTATGGTTGCGGAGGAGTACATGCTGCGATGCAACAGTCTGACTTAGGAATTTTAAATCCTTGGCTTCGAAATATTCGTGATGTATATCGAATTCATAGAAAAGAATTAGAAGCTATCACTAATGAAGAAGAAAAATACAAACGATTAGTAGAGTTAAATGTACAAGAACAATGTATCAATGTTATCAAAACGGCCGAGGTTCAAAAAGCAAATACGGAACGAAATTTAAAAGTATATGGTTGGATATTTGATATTCATACTGGAAAATTAATAGATCTTAATATCAATTTTGATGAAATATTAAAAGACATTATGGCAATCTATAAAATAACAAACTAG